The Acidobacteriota bacterium DNA window TGGTCACGGGCGGTTGCGTGTTCGAGCAGATCGGCCACCGGGACCGGGCCCTGTCGCTGATCGCCAATGCTTTGAAATGTGGTTTCCCGCGGAATCAGATCGAGCCGCTGCCGGAGCTGCGCGAACTGATGAAAGATCCGCGTCTTGACAGGATGATGGATGAAGGCCGTGCGCCGGGCTCCGACTCGATATAGGACGGAAGCTCACGCGGCGACGTTAGCGTGCTCGGCCCGGCTGATAACTCACATAACAGGAGGGTAGTGTGATGACGAACACGGTAAACGCCCAAGAACACGCAGTCGTGATCTTCGAGGATTCACGGGAAGGCAGCCTGTACAAGGTTACCTCCTGCAGACTGCTGGCGCAGAAGTATGACTCGGTCTTCTTCAGGAATTTCACCGGCGTGAAAGTGAAAGTGCAGTTCCAGGGTCCTTCTCCGTTCGACGCCGATACTTTTGAGCTCGTTCCCGGCGAAGAGGACACCAAACCGGTGGCCAGTGGAGTTTCGCCGGGGGCATATCCGTATGATGCCCTTTGCGGTCCCCAGCAGGTGCCGGCGGAGGGTTCAAGACCGATCATCATAATCTACAAGTAGTGAGGTCGGCACCGCCGTCTTCAGCGCGGACACGCCGAAGTCCGGTAACGAACCTGTCGGATACGGGCCGCGTACGCCGCCGAGCCGGTCATTGTCTTACAAGTGACCACCGGACTCACCCGGTTGTACATCGGGGCTGAGACCGGACGAAGCTCGGAGAGAAAAACGACCGGTAAGAGGATACTGGTCGTCGAAGACGGGCGGGACATCGAAGATCTGATTGCATACCACCTGCAACGAGAGAGATTTCAGCCGGAATCCGCGTTGCCTGGTGAAGGGGGCATAGAACTGGGAAAGAAATCGATTCCCGACCTGATCGTTCTCAATCTGATGCTTCCCGGGATGATTCGTGCAAGGGTCGGCCAGGCTGGTCAATGAGGCCTGTCGCCTTTGAATCCCGTCCCTAATGCTTGTATTCCATCCCTGAGGGCAAATGAATTGAAACAGAAGGCACGGTTCTAACGTCGTTATGATCTGAAACCGGAAATACGCGAGGAATGCCTGTCCTGAATAGAGCAGCCGTAAACAGACGCATGCTGTTTGCTGTCCTGGTTCTTTCGAGTGCCGGGTGGAATCAGGCATACCCGTTTTCGACATTCGTTCTTGGGGCGGAGAGAATCTGGTTTTCCGGGGGGAATCCCGATTTTTTGCACCGGCCGGGGTCTGGTGGTCGTAAACAAGCGGTGGGTCGCCAAGACCGCCATGCTGGCGCCTCCCGAGATGCCGGTCAGTTGGGTTTCAAGGCTTGCTTCCGGCCCCACGGATGTACACTCTGTGTGCTGTGCAACAACCAACATCAAAGACCAGACGGCGTGTTATACGGGGCCGACGTCCGGGTCCCGAGAACGCTCGTCTGAGGGAAGGAGCTTATGAGAGCCCTGAAGCTTTTGGTTCCAGTCATTGTGATAACGACGTTAGGAGAAGGATGCCGGACTATGAATCAAAAACCCAGCGTTGAAGATGAGAAGGCACAAATAGGCGAGGTCATCAGCAACAGTATCGGCTGGGCGGCGAACAAGGACAAAGAACTGTCCTTCAGCTGTTTTGCCGAAGACGAGGAATTGTTCTACTTCAGTCCCAGAGACGATGGCACCATTCACGGCCGCAAAGCATTCGTCGCTTTGACGGAAGGCTTCTTCATGTTGGATGATTTCAAAGCCGTCCGTTTTGAAATCCGGGACCTTCAGGTGAACCTTTCCCGATCCGGCGACGTGGCCTGGTACCACGCCCGCCTGGACGACTTCAATGAATGGAA harbors:
- a CDS encoding nuclear transport factor 2 family protein, yielding MNQKPSVEDEKAQIGEVISNSIGWAANKDKELSFSCFAEDEELFYFSPRDDGTIHGRKAFVALTEGFFMLDDFKAVRFEIRDLQVNLSRSGDVAWYHARLDDFNEWKGQPANWEDVRWTGVLEKRDGRWVIVQMHFSSPTDRPEKG